One stretch of Harmonia axyridis chromosome 1, icHarAxyr1.1, whole genome shotgun sequence DNA includes these proteins:
- the LOC123671211 gene encoding spectrin alpha chain, non-erythrocytic 1-like: protein MDQTTLDFFKQAFEQLTKEVQDYTTEIKESFKSCRNEIKDNCRRMMDNTKRLENTRNEVESKELEDHERNQNNQEVSKMMEAIPDRKKERLQMTGARRLKLEEYRAFQKFLKNVCSVEIWLNKKLHIAADESYREPHNLESEIQKHSSFEAEVMDSDERVQSVINEGEQLLHSNHYAKDEIVIRLEEIKEDWKRLLELKQIKREKLNEAYQALLFRRSVEEFEVWLGEVEIQVSNDFGNDLASDNNILRCHPALENDYQHRLEKYESINEIDGEVQWFSDRKSLAASLDLDISLTVVQSLQKKYRTLEVELNSREHIVKSLMDRAVNMMRSGHEFSNDISVKVKELENRFVMVKDMASLKMLRLQDALESEKFYEESSEAEAWIDDKLSALATSEVGRDEISIQMLQGELSIITAEVEAYQETIDKLSQRCSNLVKREHYDADNIKKREEEIVQEYKKLRQLVAQSEVSLSEAFQYFGFLQECTKLQEWIKDQMTNSKIEKHGVDVEHAELLIHAFDTFYASLMNSEARLQSCLISGNALIEAKCRYSAKIQEKMIGVQTQWKDLLELVNGLNELLVGAKQVHMFDRRAEEIISWISEKEVDLCYDTISQDPESNQDLLRKPQTFEDELEVIEDKANFREQEAKKLVEEFPETNEHIDSKREDTLEAYKYLVVCAERKKYNLQQLEPSRGYFNQEIAEKLKILKLGLGTWKKRKDICDQNLDVQLFKKEVSVFVNWLITRDDALKEEKLEDLIGRYCDFEERFKVQEKTVRCYFCEQGNCRNGESCRFSHCAGYVQGLNILGRGQCNEFASPTPLPLSRRYRKHRELDRKIKTLLERDASGI from the coding sequence ATGGATCAGACAACCTTGGATTTCTTTAAGCAAGCTTTTGAACAACTGACCAAGGAAGTGCAGgactataccacagaaataaaGGAAAGTTTCAAATCGTGTAGAAATGAAATAAAGGATAATTGTAGAAGAATGATGGATAACACGAAAAGGTTAGAGAATACTAGGAATGAGGTTGAATCCAAGGAACTGGAGGACCATGAAAGGAACCAGAATAATCaggaagtgtcaaaaatgatgGAAGCTATACCAGATAGAAAAAAAGAACGTTTGCAAATGACGGGAGCCAGAAGACTGAAACTAGAAGAATACAGggcttttcagaaattcctgaaGAATGTTTGCAGCGTGGAGATCTGGTTGAATAAAAAGCTTCATATAGCGGCAGATGAGAGCTATAGGGAACCTCATAACCTGGAAAGTGAAATCCAGAAGCATTCTTCATTCGAGGCAGAGGTTATGGACAGCGATGAAAGAGTGCAAAGCGTAATAAACGAGGGAGAACAGTTACTACATTCGAATCACTATGCCAAAGATGAAATAGTCATAAGGCTGGAAGAAATCAAAGAGGATTGGAAGAGACTGTTGGAACTCAAGCAGATCAAACGGGAAAAGCTGAACGAGGCATATCAAGCACTGCTCTTCAGGAGGTCCGTCGAAGAGTTTGAGGTTTGGCTAGGTGAAGTCGAGATTCAAGTTAGTAACGATTTCGGAAACGACTTGGCTTCAGACAACAACATCCTAAGATGCCACCCCGCTCTGGAAAATGACTACCAACATCGCCTAGAGAAGTACGAGAGCATCAACGAGATAGACGGAGAGGTACAGTGGTTCAGCGACAGGAAATCGCTGGCAGCGTCTTTGGACCTGGATATCAGTCTTACCGTGGTCCAGAGCTTACAGAAAAAGTATCGGACGCTGGAGGTCGAGCTGAACTCGAGGGAACACATCGTAAAGAGTTTGATGGATAGGGCGGTCAACATGATGAGATCCGGTCATGAGTTCTCCAATGATATCAGTGTGAAGGTGAAGGAATTGGAGAATCGATTTGTGATGGTAAAGGATATGGCCAGTCTGAAGATGTTGAGGTTGCAAGATGCCCTGGAATCGGAAAAGTTTTACGAGGAGAGTTCAGAAGCTGAGGCCTGGATTGATGACAAGTTGTCGGCGTTGGCAACAAGTGAGGTTGGTAGAGATGAGATTTCCATTCAGATGTTGCAGGGAGAGCTGAGTATAATAACTGCTGAAGTTGAAGCTTACCAGGAAACGATCGATAAATTATCTCAGAGGTGTAGCAATCTTGTGAAAAGAGAGCACTACGATGCAGATAACATCAAGAAAAGAGAGGAAGAAATAGTGCAAGAGTACAAGAAGTTACGTCAGCTAGTGGCTCAGAGTGAAGTATCCCTCTCTGAAGCCTTCCAGTATTTCGGATTCCTCCAAGAGTGCACCAAGCTCCAAGAATGGATCAAGGACCAGATGACcaattccaaaattgaaaagcaTGGAGTTGATGTCGAGCATGCGGAACTTCTAATTCATGCCTTCGACACTTTTTACGCTAGTTTAATGAATAGCGAGGCAAGGCTCCAATCATGTTTAATCAGTGGAAATGCTCTGATAGAAGCTAAATGCAGATATAGCGCCAAGATCCAGGAGAAGATGATTGGGGTCCAGACTCAATGGAAGGATCTCTTGGAGCTGGTAAACGGTCTGAATGAACTCTTGGTCGGAGCAAAACAGGTGCATATGTTCGATAGAAGAGCTGAAGAAATAATCTCTTGGATAAGCGAGAAAGAGGTTGACTTGTGCTACGATACCATTAGCCAAGACCCGGAAAGTAACCAAGATTTGCTCAGAAAACCTCAGACTTTCGAAGACGAGTTGGAAGTGATCGAGGACAAGGCGAACTTTAGAGAGCAAGAAGCCAAGAAACTTGTCGAGGAATTCCCAGAAACCAATGAGCACATTGACAGCAAGAGGGAAGATACGCTGGAAGCTTACAAATATCTTGTTGTGTGCGCAGAGAGGAAGAAATATAACTTGCAGCAATTGGAACCATCCCGAGGTTATTTTAACCAAGAAATTGCCGAGAAGTTAAAAATCCTGAAGCTTGGATTAGGGACTTGGAAGAAGCGAAAGGATATCTGCGATCAGAACCTGGACGTTCAGTTATTCAAGAAGGAGGTGTCCGTATTCGTGAATTGGCTGATAACGAGGGACGACGCTCTCAAGGAAGAGAAACTGGAAGATCTGATCGGGAGGTATTGCGACTTTGAGGAGAGGTTCAAAGTTCAAGAGAAGACTGTTAGGTGCTATTTCTGTGAACAAGGAAATTGCAGAAACGGAGAATCCTGTAGATTTAGCCACTGCGCCGGATATGTTCAGGGACTGAACATCCTAGGAAGGGGGCAGtgtaacgaattcgcaagccctacgccactgcctctttctagaaggtaccggaaGCACCGAGAACTGgatagaaagatcaagacgcttctagagagagatgcgagcggtatataa
- the LOC123671212 gene encoding tubulin beta chain isoform X1 has product MREIVHIQAGQCGNQIGAKFWEVISDEHGIDPTGTYHGDSDLQLERINVYYNEATGGKYVPRAVLVDLEPGTMDSVRSGPFGQIFRPDNFVFGQSGAGNNWAKGHYTEGAELVDSVLDVVRKEAEGCDCMQGFQLTHSLGGGTGSGLGTLLISKIREEYPDRIMNTFSVVPSPKVSDTVVEPYNATLSVHQLVENTDETYCIDNEALYDICFRTLKLTTPTYGDLNHLVSATMSGVTTCLRFPGQLNSDLRKLAVNMVPFPRLHFFMPGFAPLTSRGSQQYRALTVPELVLQMFDAKNMMAACDPRHGRYLTVAAIFRGRMSMKEVDEQMLNIQNKNSSYFVEWIPNNVKTAVCDIPPRGLKMSSTFIGNSTCIQELFKRISEQFTAMFRRKAFLHWYTGEGMDEMEFTEAESNMNDLVSEYQQYQEATAEEEGEFDEEEEADEGE; this is encoded by the coding sequence tTCTGGGAAGTTATTTCTGATGAACATGGAATTGATCCAACTGGAACCTATCATGGGGATTCCGACTTACAACTCGAACGCATAAACGTTTACTACAACGAAGCCACCGGAGGAAAATACGTCCCCAGAGCCGTACTTGTTGATTTGGAACCAGGCACCATGGATTCTGTTAGGTCGGGTCCTTTCGGTCAAATATTCCGACCAGATAACTTTGTTTTTGGACAAAGTGGAGCTGGAAACAACTGGGCAAAAGGACATTATACAGAAGGAGCAGAGTTGGTTGATTCAGTTCTGGATGTTGTTCGAAAAGAAGCAGAAGGCTGTGATTGTATGCAAGGGTTTCAATTGACCCATTCTCTGGGAGGAGGTACAGGGTCTGGTCTAGGTACTCTACTTATTTCTAAGATTCGTGAAGAATATCCTGATAGGATTATGAATACTTTCTCTGTAGTACCTTCACCTAAAGTATCAGATACTGTTGTTGAGCCATATAATGCTACACTTTCCGTTCATCAACTAGTGGAAAATACTGACGAAACGTACTGTATCGATAATGAAGCTCTATATGATATTTGCTTCAGAACTCTCAAGTTAACTACCCCTACTTATGGTGATTTGAATCATCTAGTCTCTGCTACAATGTCTGGTGTGACCACTTGCTTGCGTTTTCCTGGGCAACTCAATTCAGATTTGCGTAAATTGGCTGTTAATATGGTCCCTTTTCCTCGTCTGCACTTTTTTATGCCTGGATTTGCTCCACTAACTTCACGTGGCAGTCAACAATACAGGGCACTTACAGTTCCAGAACTGGTACTTCAAATGTTTGATGCCAAAAATATGATGGCTGCTTGTGATCCTCGGCATGGAAGATATTTAACCGTGGCGGCTATTTTTAGAGGACGAATGTCAATGAAAGAAGTCGATGAACAGATgttgaatattcaaaacaaaaatagtagTTACTTCGTCGAATGGATTCCTAATAATGTCAAAACGGCAGTATGTGACATTCCGCCTAGAGGTTTGAAAATGTCTTCCACTTTCATTGGAAATTCTACTTGTATTCAAGAATTATTCAAAAGAATTTCCGAACAATTTACTGCTATGTTCAGAAGGAAAGCTTTTTTACATTGGTATACTGGAGAAGGAATGGATGAAATGGAATTTACAGAAGCTGAAAGCAACATGAATGATTTAGTATCAGAGTATCAGCAATACCAAGAAGCCACAGCTGAAGAAGAAGGTGAATTTGATGAGGAGGAAGAAGCAGATGAGGGTGAATGA
- the LOC123671212 gene encoding tubulin beta chain isoform X2, with product MDSVRSGPFGQIFRPDNFVFGQSGAGNNWAKGHYTEGAELVDSVLDVVRKEAEGCDCMQGFQLTHSLGGGTGSGLGTLLISKIREEYPDRIMNTFSVVPSPKVSDTVVEPYNATLSVHQLVENTDETYCIDNEALYDICFRTLKLTTPTYGDLNHLVSATMSGVTTCLRFPGQLNSDLRKLAVNMVPFPRLHFFMPGFAPLTSRGSQQYRALTVPELVLQMFDAKNMMAACDPRHGRYLTVAAIFRGRMSMKEVDEQMLNIQNKNSSYFVEWIPNNVKTAVCDIPPRGLKMSSTFIGNSTCIQELFKRISEQFTAMFRRKAFLHWYTGEGMDEMEFTEAESNMNDLVSEYQQYQEATAEEEGEFDEEEEADEGE from the coding sequence ATGGATTCTGTTAGGTCGGGTCCTTTCGGTCAAATATTCCGACCAGATAACTTTGTTTTTGGACAAAGTGGAGCTGGAAACAACTGGGCAAAAGGACATTATACAGAAGGAGCAGAGTTGGTTGATTCAGTTCTGGATGTTGTTCGAAAAGAAGCAGAAGGCTGTGATTGTATGCAAGGGTTTCAATTGACCCATTCTCTGGGAGGAGGTACAGGGTCTGGTCTAGGTACTCTACTTATTTCTAAGATTCGTGAAGAATATCCTGATAGGATTATGAATACTTTCTCTGTAGTACCTTCACCTAAAGTATCAGATACTGTTGTTGAGCCATATAATGCTACACTTTCCGTTCATCAACTAGTGGAAAATACTGACGAAACGTACTGTATCGATAATGAAGCTCTATATGATATTTGCTTCAGAACTCTCAAGTTAACTACCCCTACTTATGGTGATTTGAATCATCTAGTCTCTGCTACAATGTCTGGTGTGACCACTTGCTTGCGTTTTCCTGGGCAACTCAATTCAGATTTGCGTAAATTGGCTGTTAATATGGTCCCTTTTCCTCGTCTGCACTTTTTTATGCCTGGATTTGCTCCACTAACTTCACGTGGCAGTCAACAATACAGGGCACTTACAGTTCCAGAACTGGTACTTCAAATGTTTGATGCCAAAAATATGATGGCTGCTTGTGATCCTCGGCATGGAAGATATTTAACCGTGGCGGCTATTTTTAGAGGACGAATGTCAATGAAAGAAGTCGATGAACAGATgttgaatattcaaaacaaaaatagtagTTACTTCGTCGAATGGATTCCTAATAATGTCAAAACGGCAGTATGTGACATTCCGCCTAGAGGTTTGAAAATGTCTTCCACTTTCATTGGAAATTCTACTTGTATTCAAGAATTATTCAAAAGAATTTCCGAACAATTTACTGCTATGTTCAGAAGGAAAGCTTTTTTACATTGGTATACTGGAGAAGGAATGGATGAAATGGAATTTACAGAAGCTGAAAGCAACATGAATGATTTAGTATCAGAGTATCAGCAATACCAAGAAGCCACAGCTGAAGAAGAAGGTGAATTTGATGAGGAGGAAGAAGCAGATGAGGGTGAATGA